The following coding sequences lie in one Rutidosis leptorrhynchoides isolate AG116_Rl617_1_P2 chromosome 4, CSIRO_AGI_Rlap_v1, whole genome shotgun sequence genomic window:
- the LOC139843790 gene encoding PRA1 family protein B3-like has protein sequence MAAPPPPIPITIQPNPPLATTALRSFFSRLTSSLRQSLSQNRPWFELIDQTAISRPDSFSDTTSRIRKNFSYFRVNYTTILAIIISISLLTHPFSLLILLSLLCSWIFLYLFRPSDHPVVIFGRTFSDRETLVLLILSTVIVVFLTNVGSVIISALLIGLMVLCVHGAFREPEDLFLDDQEPINSGFLSFLGGAASNAAVAAAPAVPRI, from the coding sequence ATGGCAGCTCCGCCACCACCCATTCCAATCACCATCCAACCAAACCCGCCACTCGCAACCACCGCTCTCCGCTCATTTTTCTCCCGCCTCACCTCCTCCCTCCGTCAATCCCTCTCCCAAAACCGCCCTTGGTTCGAACTCATCGACCAAACCGCAATCTCTCGCCCCGACTCATTCTCCGACACCACATCACGTATCCGAAAAAACTTCTCATACTTTCGCGTTAACTACACAACGATTCTCGCAATTATCATATCGATTTCTCTTCTTACACACCCTTTTTCTCTCCTCATTCTTTTGTCCCTCCTCTGTTCATGGATCTTTCTTTACCTTTTTCGGCCTTCAGATCACCCTGTTGTTATTTTTGGACGTACATTTTCTGATCGTGAAACGCTCGTGTTGTTGATCCTTTCAACTGTTATTGTCGTGTTTTTAACAAACGTTGGTTCGGTTATTATCTCGGCTCTTTTGATTGGATTAATGGTTCTTTGTGTTCATGGAGCGTTTAGGGAGCCTGAAGATTTGTTTTTGGATGATCAAGAACCGATTAATTCGGGATTTCTTTCGTTTCTTGGTGGTGCTGCATCAAATGCTGCCGTTGCTGCTGCTCCTGCCGTCCCACGCATTTGA
- the LOC139844174 gene encoding protein trichome birefringence-like 33: MKPPPTFSSSSSRSNLIRKAQFSPFIFTLFVFILLATILYGQDLGCILGQVDLDIISNRPPSTPKKHYKKLPFTIGETENGCDIFSGKWVWDPLNRPLYQESECPYIQPQLTCQEHGRPDRDYQFWRWQPNGCSLPSFNASLVLETLRNKKMMYVGDSLNRGQFVSMVCLLHSLIPKTAKSMETVGALDVFTIKDYNATIQFYWAPLLLESNADDPALHRVSDRVVRRGSINKHGKHWKGVDIMVFNTYLWWMTGLGMKISQDSSDDETNEIVEVSTEDAYRMGLKSMLRWAKKNMNPKKTRLFFTSMSPTHQKSHEWGAEAGGNCYNQTEMIADPNYWGTDCRKSIMGILGDVFSKSTFPVSFLNITQLSSYRKDTHTSIYKKQWSPLTPEQIANPVSYADCVHYCLPGLQDTWNELLFAKLFYP; the protein is encoded by the exons ATGAAGCCACCTCCaacattttcttcttcttcttcaagatCCAACCTTATAAGAAAAGCTCAGTTTTCTCCGTTCATTTTCACGTTGTTCGTCTTTATTTTGCTTGCCACCATCCTCTATGGTCAAGACCTCGGTTGCATCCTCGGACAAGTCGATCTTGATATCATATCAAATCGACCACCTTCTACTCCAA AGAAACATTACAAAAAATTGCCGTTTACAATTGGTGAAACGGAAAATGGTTGTGATATATTTAGTGGAAAGTGGGTGTGGGATCCACTGAACCGGCCATTATACCAAGAATCGGAATGTCCGTACATACAACCTCAGTTAACATGTCAGGAGCATGGCCGGCCCGATCGGGATTACCAGTTTTGGAGATGGCAACCAAATGGCTGTTCTCTTCCAAG CTTCAATGCGTCACTAGTGTTGGAAACATTAAGAAATAAGAAGATGATGTATGTTGGAGATTCATTAAACAGAGGTCAATTTGTATCAATGGTGTGTCTTCTTCATTCACTCATCCCTAAAACTGCAAAATCAATGGAAACTGTTGGTGCACTGGATGTTTTCACAATAAAG GATTACAATGCAACAATCCAATTCTATTGGGCACCGTTATTACTTGAATCAAACGCCGATGATCCAGCCTTACATCGTGTTTCTGATAGAGTTGTACGAAGAGGTTCTATTAACAAGCATGGAAAGCATTGGAAAGGGGTTGATATTATGGTTTTCAATACTTACTTATGGTGGATGACCGGCCTCGGTATGAAAATCTC GCAAGATTCATCCGATGACGAAACGAATGAGATAGTAGAAGTGTCAACAGAGGATGCTTATAGAATGGGGTTGAAGAGTATGTTGAGATGGGCAAAAAAGAATATGAATCCAAAGAAAACAAGACTCTTCTTCACTAGCATGTCTCCTACTCACCAAAA GAGCCACGAGTGGGGAGCCGAGGCAGGTGGAAACTGCTACAACCAAACAGAAATGATCGCGGATCCAAACTATTGGGGAACTGATTGTAGGAAAAGTATAATGGGAATTCTTGGTGACGTTTTCAGCAAATCGACGTTTCCTGTATCATTTTTAAACATAACACAGCTTTCAAGCTATCGAAAAGATACTCATACGTCAATCTACAAGAAACAATGGAGCCCGTTGACACCTGAACAAATAGCCAATCCCGTTAGCTATGCAGATTGTGTTCATTATTGTCTACCCGGGCTTCAGGATACATGGAACGAGCTCTTATTTGCCAAACTTTTTTATCCTTGA